ATTACAGAGATTTTGCAAAGATTAATTCATATAACAATAAACATCTGCCCTTAAATGTCTATTCTAAATATTTATGTGGTCCTCATCGATTAATTTTAGATAAACAGAGACAGAAACTGTATTCTTTAAATGCTTATGATAATTCAATTAGTATAATAAACCTAGACGATTTTACTTCAGAAATTTCTCTGTATGTAGGTAATTATCCTAATAATGGCATTATGCATGGAGATTATATATTAGTGGTTAATGGAGACTCAGACTCTATAAGTATTTTTGATATTGAAGAGAAAAAAGTGATAGGGCAAGTTAAAGTGGGAAGTTTCCCCCAGGACATAATTTACAATGAAAAGTATGATTTGATTTTTGTGAGCAATATGAATTCTGATGAAATTTTATTAATCGACCCTTATAGTTATAGGATTGTAGATTTTATTGTGACAGGGGCAAGGCCTATAGGAATGACTTTCTCTGAAGATTGGGACTGTTTGTATGTAATAAACAGTTATTTTGAAACGGGGATAAATGGAAAAATTTCCATGATAAACCTGCAAAGTTTGAAAGTAACTGGGGAAATAGGAGTAGGAAAAGTTCCTACAATGGTACGGAAAAAGGAAAACTTTTTGTATGTGCTTAATTCTTGCTCTAATACGCTGTGCAAAATAGATTTATTTACAAAACAGAAAAAAGAAGTTTATTGTGGATATGCACCTGGGTATTTATGTATTTTAGATAAATATGCTTATGTTTCTTCTGCAGAAGAAAACAAAGTGAATATAATTGACATTGATGAAATGAGGGTAGTGAAGTTTATTGAAACAAGAAAAGAGCCCCAAGGCCTTGTTATTGACCTGTGAGGACTTTTATTATGTATGCATATACGTCTTGAGATTTTTGTTTCCAATTATCGCAGATAAGTTTTGCCTGCTCGCTGTTTACTACATTTATGTTTAGCTCAATCAAAACTATATCATTTTCTACGACTTTGCAATTAGCTATATATTGGTTTTCGTCTTTTTTGTAATAAGTGGCTATATATTGAGATTCCTGTTTTATTTTTTCTTTGTTTAAAAGGATGTATTCGTCTATTTTTTGCCGTGTTTCAAAGGGGATTCTTGTGAAAAATAGTTTTAAAATGTTTATACCTTCTTCAGTAATAAAATATTTTTCTTCTTCTAATTTTATAAAGCCAGTTTCTATTAATTCGTCAAGGTACTGTCTTAAATAGAAATAGTTCATAAGTTTGTTATCTAAGATAATTTTGCTTATTTGCTCGTCTGTAATAGGCATATTTATTCTGTTTAAGATGTATAGTATAATTAACTTGTTTTCTGCTAATTCTTGTATTTCGTAAGCCAAGTTACCACCTCGCATTATTACTATATGTGGTATGTTTAAGTTAATTCTATCACAAAATATACAATAATAAAAGAGAGTATACGAAATACTCTCTCAGTTTGTTGACAAAGTTAAAAAATATTCAAAGGAGATATTTTGCATCGTCGCTCCGATGTTCCAAAGCGACAAAACTAAAGCTCGACCTTCGGGCTCCGGCAGGGTACCGGGCACAATCGGCCTCCTTGCCTCAGGTGCCCGCCTTCGCCATCCATGGCTTCGGCCCTGCCTCCACCCTCGGTCTTGCTAAGTTTCCCGGCACTCAAGTAAGTATGCTTGTTTTTTCTATTTTTGCTTTATAAACTTTCTTACTTGAGTGCCGGGCCGCTTTGTAACAAGTCGCTCCTTATGCAAAATATCTCCTTTACGAAAGTTTGTCTACAGTCTGAGAGAGTATACGAAATACTCTCTTTTTCTCTTTCTATCTTTGCATATATTCTGATTCACTTCCTGCAGCACCTTGTGGACCGCCCTGTGCAGGAGTAGAACCATATATACTGATGCCCCTTGCCATGGCAGATTCAGCAAAATGAACCATTCGTCTTAACATTTGTCCTCCTACTTTGCCGCAATCTCGGCTACTTACATATCCCCAATAATCTTCAGAACCTTGCTTAACTGGAAGGCCAAGCTCTGATGCGATTTCGTATTTCATATTATCAAGGGCTTTGTGAGCCTCTGGTACCATTTTTGGACGATCATTCCAACTACCTCTTGCCATTTAAATCCCTCCTTACTCTTTCTCATACTTAATTTGTGTAGGTGGATAAAAAATATACTTGAAAAATTTTAAAAAAATATATTTTGTTGTGTTAAAATATTTATGTGCATAAATTTTACTAAAAGGGTTGATAAAGATGGAAAAACAAAAAATTTTAGAGCAAAAAATCAAAGAGTGGGGAGCGTCTTTAGTGGGTTTTTCAAATCTTACAGGTATCCTTCCCGATACTCTTTCAGATATTCCGTATGCCATTACAGTTGTAATAAAATTAGCGGATAGAATAGTGGATGAAATTGAGAATAAGCCGACTCACACTTATTATCACCATTACCGTTCTGTAAATACGCTAATTGACCAGATAACCTTAAGAACAGTTCTTATTCTTGAAGAATGGGGCTATAAAGCATTAGCTGTTCCTGCTTCTCAATCGATTGCTGATTTGGGGGAATACAGGGGACTTTTTCCACATAAAACTGCTGCTACAAGAGCAGGAATAGGTTGGATAGGAAAAAATGGCCTTCTTGTGACTTATAAATATGGTCCACGGATAAGATTAGGGACTGTCCTCACAAACATGCCTTTTGAAACAGGGGCTCCTGTTACTGAAAGTAAATGTGGCAGCTGCAAATTATGTGTAGAAGCCTGTCCTGCTATGGCACTTTATGGTACTCTATGGAAAGAGGGAATGCCGAGAGAAGAAATAGTTGATGCAAGAGCCTGTAGCGAATATATGAATAAAAATTTTAAACACATTGGAAGAGGATATGTATGCGGTATTTGTATGGAAGTGTGTCCTTATGGAAGGAAAAAATCTATTGACAGGTGAAAAGGTTTTTGATAAAATGAAACCAAACAACCAAAACGTTTTGGAAAAGGTGGATATTAAATGGCAGTTACAATAAGAGATATAGCAAAATATGCGGGTGTATCTGTTACGACGGTTTCAAGAGCTTTAAACGGATATCCGGATGTAAGTGAGGAAACCCGCGAGAGAATTAAAAAAATAGCGGAAAAACTTAATTATACTCCAAACTCTATTGCAAGAGGACTTGTCACAAATAAGACTCATACGGTTGGATTGGTTGTTTCTGAGTTAATAAAGCCGGGGGCGTATCATCCTTTCTTTCTCGAAGTGCTTGCAGGAATAAAAGCAGGATTAAGAAAAGATAAATATGACCTTATACTTTTTACTGTAGACCCGGAAAGCCAAGATGCCACTTCCTATGAGAAGCTTTGCAATGACAGAAAAGTGGAAGGGGCTATTGTAGAAGGCTTAAGATTGAGTGATCCTTACATTAAAGAAATAAAGAAAACACAAATTCCCACTGTTTTGATTGATATACCAATACTTACTGATAAAGTGGGATATGTAAGTTCGGATAACGTTCAGGCAGCTTTTGAGGCTACAAG
The sequence above is a segment of the Thermoanaerobacter ethanolicus JW 200 genome. Coding sequences within it:
- a CDS encoding YncE family protein; this encodes MYIYIANMGEDIIERVNLETNYRDFAKINSYNNKHLPLNVYSKYLCGPHRLILDKQRQKLYSLNAYDNSISIINLDDFTSEISLYVGNYPNNGIMHGDYILVVNGDSDSISIFDIEEKKVIGQVKVGSFPQDIIYNEKYDLIFVSNMNSDEILLIDPYSYRIVDFIVTGARPIGMTFSEDWDCLYVINSYFETGINGKISMINLQSLKVTGEIGVGKVPTMVRKKENFLYVLNSCSNTLCKIDLFTKQKKEVYCGYAPGYLCILDKYAYVSSAEENKVNIIDIDEMRVVKFIETRKEPQGLVIDL
- a CDS encoding DUF4364 family protein; protein product: MAYEIQELAENKLIILYILNRINMPITDEQISKIILDNKLMNYFYLRQYLDELIETGFIKLEEEKYFITEEGINILKLFFTRIPFETRQKIDEYILLNKEKIKQESQYIATYYKKDENQYIANCKVVENDIVLIELNINVVNSEQAKLICDNWKQKSQDVYAYIIKVLTGQ
- a CDS encoding alpha/beta-type small acid-soluble spore protein; protein product: MARGSWNDRPKMVPEAHKALDNMKYEIASELGLPVKQGSEDYWGYVSSRDCGKVGGQMLRRMVHFAESAMARGISIYGSTPAQGGPQGAAGSESEYMQR
- a CDS encoding 4Fe-4S double cluster binding domain-containing protein, which translates into the protein MEKQKILEQKIKEWGASLVGFSNLTGILPDTLSDIPYAITVVIKLADRIVDEIENKPTHTYYHHYRSVNTLIDQITLRTVLILEEWGYKALAVPASQSIADLGEYRGLFPHKTAATRAGIGWIGKNGLLVTYKYGPRIRLGTVLTNMPFETGAPVTESKCGSCKLCVEACPAMALYGTLWKEGMPREEIVDARACSEYMNKNFKHIGRGYVCGICMEVCPYGRKKSIDR
- a CDS encoding LacI family DNA-binding transcriptional regulator, with protein sequence MAVTIRDIAKYAGVSVTTVSRALNGYPDVSEETRERIKKIAEKLNYTPNSIARGLVTNKTHTVGLVVSELIKPGAYHPFFLEVLAGIKAGLRKDKYDLILFTVDPESQDATSYEKLCNDRKVEGAIVEGLRLSDPYIKEIKKTQIPTVLIDIPILTDKVGYVSSDNVQAAFEATSYLIKLGHRNIGFINGHNDAAVSFERLEGYKKALEKNNIPYKEEYVVFDDFTQEGGYNSFKTLVFEHPEITAVFHASDLMAIGSFKAAKDLGMKVPDDISIVGFDDIELASLITPGLTTIRQDTFKMGYNAAKHLLSIIKGEKPQHILIPHKLVIRDSARKI